The following proteins are encoded in a genomic region of Sphingopyxis sp. YF1:
- a CDS encoding ATP-binding cassette domain-containing protein, which yields MTDLSVEARGLTKTFGGYRAVDHVSLEVPAGSIYGVLGPNGAGKTTSLRMTLGIIDPDEGSSRLLGGHKPQSVRNRIGYLPEERGLYPGMKAREAIAFMGALRGLDWSEGRRRAATFMGELGLERVIDEKIRKMSKGMAQMIQLIGSIVHAPDLIVLDEPFSGLDPVNQERLEMLVRRERDRGATILFSTHVMAHAERLCDRIAIIARSARRFEGSVDDARALLPMQVRYTPRAEAEVAAVAALLPAGAELRGEAWHFAILDTDVEPLLARITASHLGVTGLSISRPALHDAFVHIVRQVDAGFDADPAGDAIEEASA from the coding sequence TTGACCGATCTCAGCGTCGAGGCCCGCGGCCTCACCAAGACCTTCGGCGGCTACCGCGCGGTCGACCATGTCAGCCTCGAAGTGCCCGCGGGCAGCATCTACGGCGTGCTCGGCCCCAATGGCGCGGGCAAGACCACCAGCCTGCGCATGACGCTCGGCATCATCGACCCCGACGAAGGGTCGAGCCGCCTGCTCGGCGGACACAAACCGCAGTCGGTGCGCAACCGAATCGGCTATCTGCCCGAGGAGCGCGGCCTCTATCCCGGCATGAAGGCGCGCGAGGCGATCGCCTTCATGGGCGCGCTGCGCGGGCTCGACTGGTCCGAGGGTCGCCGCCGCGCCGCGACCTTCATGGGCGAACTCGGGCTCGAACGCGTGATCGACGAAAAGATCCGCAAGATGTCGAAGGGCATGGCGCAGATGATCCAGCTGATCGGGTCGATCGTGCACGCCCCCGACCTCATCGTGCTCGACGAGCCCTTCTCGGGGCTCGACCCGGTCAACCAGGAGCGGCTCGAAATGCTCGTCCGCCGCGAGCGCGACCGCGGCGCGACGATCCTCTTTTCGACGCATGTCATGGCGCACGCCGAGCGCCTCTGCGACCGCATCGCGATCATCGCGCGCTCGGCGCGGCGCTTCGAGGGCAGCGTCGACGACGCGCGCGCGCTGCTGCCGATGCAGGTGCGCTACACCCCGCGCGCCGAAGCCGAAGTCGCGGCAGTCGCCGCACTGCTTCCCGCAGGCGCCGAATTGCGCGGCGAGGCGTGGCATTTCGCGATTCTGGACACCGACGTCGAACCGCTGCTCGCGCGCATCACCGCGAGCCATCTTGGCGTCACGGGCCTCTCGATCAGCCGCCCCGCGCTCCACGACGCCTTTGTCCATATCGTCCGCCAGGTCGACGCGGGGTTCGACGCCGATCCCGCCGGCGACGCGATCGAGGAGGCGAGCGCATGA
- the queG gene encoding tRNA epoxyqueuosine(34) reductase QueG has translation MVAEALPASPVTLEQRLEAVAREQGFAAFGIARADAAPETAARLNAWLADGCHGEMLWMESRAEQRGSPEGLWPAVRSVIALGMSYAPAHDPLALAAYPDRGRISVYAQGGDYHDIVKKALKHVARWLVAEVKDAEVKVFVDTAPVMEKPLSAAAGLGWQGKHTNMVSRDHGSWLFLGAIYTTLDLVPSMPGRDTCGSCSACQAACPTNAFPAPYRLDARRCISYLTIEHAGPIPVEFRRSIGNRIYGCDDCLAVCPWNKFADTATRHRAYLPRAELAAPALGDLLDLDDAGFRQVFAGSPIKRIGRHRMVRNAAIAAGNSGDARLRPALERLKSDESAVVAEAAIWALGELAE, from the coding sequence ATGGTTGCCGAAGCCTTGCCCGCCTCTCCCGTCACGCTCGAACAGCGGCTCGAAGCGGTCGCGCGCGAACAGGGGTTCGCGGCGTTCGGGATCGCGCGCGCCGACGCGGCGCCCGAGACCGCGGCGCGGCTGAACGCGTGGCTCGCCGACGGGTGCCATGGCGAGATGCTGTGGATGGAAAGCCGCGCCGAGCAGCGCGGGTCGCCGGAGGGGCTGTGGCCCGCGGTCCGTTCGGTGATCGCGCTGGGGATGAGCTATGCCCCCGCGCACGACCCGCTCGCGCTCGCCGCGTACCCCGACCGCGGGCGCATCTCGGTCTATGCGCAGGGTGGCGACTATCACGACATCGTCAAAAAGGCGCTCAAGCATGTCGCGCGCTGGCTCGTCGCCGAGGTGAAGGACGCCGAAGTCAAGGTTTTCGTCGACACCGCGCCGGTGATGGAAAAGCCGCTGTCGGCGGCGGCGGGGCTCGGCTGGCAGGGCAAGCACACCAACATGGTCAGCCGCGACCATGGCAGCTGGCTGTTCCTCGGTGCGATCTACACCACGCTCGACCTGGTGCCGTCGATGCCGGGGCGCGACACGTGCGGCAGCTGTTCGGCGTGCCAGGCGGCGTGCCCGACCAATGCCTTTCCAGCACCATACCGGCTCGATGCGCGGCGCTGCATCTCGTACCTCACGATCGAGCATGCCGGGCCGATCCCGGTCGAGTTCCGGCGCAGCATCGGCAACCGCATCTATGGCTGCGACGATTGCCTCGCGGTGTGCCCGTGGAACAAGTTCGCCGACACGGCGACGCGCCATCGCGCCTATCTGCCGCGCGCCGAGCTGGCGGCGCCGGCGCTCGGCGACCTGCTCGACCTCGACGATGCGGGGTTCCGGCAGGTGTTCGCGGGTTCGCCGATCAAGCGCATCGGACGCCACCGCATGGTGCGCAACGCGGCGATCGCGGCGGGAAACAGCGGCGACGCGCGGCTTCGCCCGGCGCTCGAGCGCCTGAAAAGCGACGAATCCGCGGTCGTCGCGGAGGCGGCGATATGGGCGCTCGGCGAACTGGCGGAATGA
- a CDS encoding EI24 domain-containing protein has product MARAVHALLLALGDLPRRPVLAILVQSLALTLLILAAAATTLFFAVRQALDHWQWLRGADLDMAGIVIALGLLGASWLLFRAVAIMVVGLFGDAIVADVEGRHYPAAATRAVRVSFARSLRLGLASVARLLLVNLAALPLYIALLFTAIGAPLLAFAINAALLGRDLEAMVLARHPDAPRLDRGARWALGTLSAAAFLVPVVNLLAPILAAAMAVHLIHLRAAGGQQERP; this is encoded by the coding sequence ATGGCCCGCGCCGTCCATGCCCTGCTGCTCGCGCTCGGCGACCTGCCGCGCCGCCCCGTGCTCGCGATCCTCGTACAGAGCCTCGCGCTCACCCTGCTGATCCTCGCCGCCGCCGCGACCACACTCTTCTTCGCCGTGCGCCAGGCGCTCGACCATTGGCAATGGCTTCGCGGCGCCGACCTCGACATGGCAGGCATCGTGATTGCGCTCGGCCTGCTCGGCGCGAGCTGGCTGCTTTTCCGTGCCGTCGCGATCATGGTCGTCGGTCTGTTCGGCGACGCGATCGTCGCCGATGTCGAGGGACGCCACTATCCCGCCGCCGCGACGCGCGCGGTACGGGTGAGCTTTGCCCGAAGCCTGCGCCTCGGCCTCGCCTCGGTCGCCCGGCTCCTGCTGGTCAATCTCGCCGCGCTCCCCCTCTACATCGCGCTGCTCTTCACCGCGATCGGCGCGCCGCTGCTCGCCTTCGCGATCAACGCCGCGCTGCTCGGCCGCGACCTCGAAGCGATGGTGCTCGCGCGCCATCCCGATGCGCCGCGCCTCGATCGCGGCGCGCGCTGGGCGCTCGGCACGCTGTCCGCCGCGGCTTTCCTGGTGCCCGTCGTCAACCTGTTGGCGCCGATCCTTGCCGCGGCTATGGCCGTCCACCTCATTCACCTGCGCGCCGCCGGCGGGCAACAGGAGCGCCCATGA
- a CDS encoding adenosine kinase, whose protein sequence is MASTARFDVVAIGNAIVDVIARADDALIESEGLVKGSMRLIDAAEATRLYAAMGPAVEMSGGSAANTLAGMAALGRRCGFIGQVAKDQLGQVFTHDLTSLGVAFDTPAAAGGEPTARCLILVTPDGQRTMNTFLGASQNLGRESLDAALIAEADILYLEGYLWNADASRAAMAEAIALARAAGRRVAFTLSDTFVVAGHREDFRRMTAAREIDILFANEAELLELAQEGDFETALGKVAAEVPLLVATRGEKGAVALAGGERTEVAAEPIDTVVDTTGAGDLFAAGFLAGLADGRSMAECLTMGAVCAREIIAQVGPRAQTDLKAKVAERLG, encoded by the coding sequence ATGGCCTCCACCGCCCGTTTCGATGTCGTCGCCATCGGCAATGCGATCGTCGATGTCATCGCCCGCGCCGACGACGCGCTGATCGAGAGCGAAGGGCTGGTCAAGGGATCGATGCGGCTGATCGACGCCGCCGAGGCCACCCGCCTCTACGCCGCGATGGGCCCGGCGGTCGAGATGTCGGGCGGCAGCGCCGCGAACACGCTCGCCGGGATGGCGGCGCTCGGGCGGCGCTGCGGTTTCATCGGCCAGGTCGCGAAGGATCAGCTCGGCCAGGTGTTCACCCACGACCTGACCTCGCTTGGCGTCGCGTTCGACACGCCGGCGGCCGCCGGCGGCGAACCGACCGCGCGCTGCCTGATCCTGGTCACCCCCGACGGGCAGCGGACGATGAACACCTTCCTCGGCGCATCGCAGAATCTGGGACGCGAATCGCTCGACGCCGCGCTGATCGCCGAGGCCGATATCCTTTATCTCGAAGGCTATTTGTGGAACGCCGACGCCTCGCGCGCGGCGATGGCCGAAGCGATCGCGCTGGCGCGCGCCGCGGGGCGCCGCGTCGCCTTCACCCTGTCCGATACCTTTGTCGTTGCCGGGCATCGCGAGGATTTCCGCCGCATGACGGCGGCGCGCGAGATCGACATCCTGTTCGCCAACGAGGCCGAATTGCTCGAACTGGCGCAGGAAGGCGATTTCGAGACCGCGCTTGGCAAGGTTGCGGCCGAAGTGCCGCTCCTCGTCGCGACGCGCGGCGAAAAGGGGGCGGTGGCGCTCGCGGGCGGCGAGCGCACCGAGGTCGCGGCCGAGCCGATCGACACGGTCGTCGACACGACGGGCGCGGGCGACCTGTTCGCGGCGGGTTTCCTGGCGGGGCTCGCCGACGGTCGCAGCATGGCCGAGTGCCTGACGATGGGCGCGGTCTGCGCGCGCGAGATCATCGCGCAGGTCGGTCCGCGCGCGCAGACCGACCTCAAGGCCAAGGTCGCCGAGCGCCTCGGCTAG
- a CDS encoding lipopolysaccharide biosynthesis protein, with translation MPLASPPASGDAPSRDADTAALAKGGRTNFFGFLLRLVARLPFLYVAGRWYGPEAVGRFAFAVLVIELVAQLATLGLKRGLAEQLSKPGADPRITVWDGMFVAFLASALGSLILFLLPQFMFPSGDISASDRAMAFLVFAIAGTEIALAACAYRFDIGATVRARAVVEPWVISIAAAGFWFVSPPDGLMLSYAAAMLGAFLTALVPMIRHYGGPGVWRPQPSQLILLARRNAPLAAADAIEWGTRRLDLFILGQFTSPTIYGIYYMAQQVASLPQKLKTSFEPILGPVITRNLAENRLAAVAAQVSQVGFWIIAAQAGVALALGIPGEAVMGLVGPEFVSGTAALAFLLAAEVVAATAVVSEAALVYVARHRNLLISLATLALQALLSVALILCAQAMDLPPISYAAAVALALMLALGFASVVKARLLSRILEAPVNSLRWALVWATAGAAILGWGATQLPEWAELLVGVPVILGIYAWLIWTRGFGPEDRALFRKHPDSAPPAAA, from the coding sequence GTGCCGCTCGCATCGCCCCCTGCATCGGGTGACGCGCCCTCGCGCGACGCCGATACCGCTGCACTCGCCAAGGGCGGGCGCACCAATTTCTTCGGCTTCCTCCTGCGCCTCGTCGCGCGCCTGCCTTTCCTCTATGTCGCCGGCCGCTGGTACGGACCCGAAGCCGTCGGACGCTTCGCCTTTGCCGTGCTCGTCATCGAACTCGTCGCCCAACTCGCGACGCTCGGGCTCAAGCGCGGGCTGGCCGAACAGCTCAGCAAACCCGGCGCCGACCCGCGCATCACCGTGTGGGACGGCATGTTCGTCGCCTTCCTCGCCTCGGCGCTCGGCTCGCTCATCCTTTTCCTGCTGCCGCAATTCATGTTCCCGAGCGGCGACATCAGCGCCTCGGACCGCGCGATGGCCTTCCTCGTCTTCGCGATTGCCGGGACCGAGATCGCGCTCGCGGCCTGCGCCTATCGTTTCGACATCGGCGCGACGGTGCGCGCGCGCGCGGTGGTCGAACCGTGGGTGATCAGCATCGCCGCCGCGGGCTTCTGGTTCGTCTCGCCCCCCGACGGGCTGATGCTCTCCTACGCCGCCGCGATGCTCGGCGCCTTCCTCACCGCGCTCGTCCCGATGATCCGCCACTATGGCGGCCCGGGCGTCTGGCGTCCGCAACCGTCGCAGCTGATCCTGCTCGCGCGCCGCAACGCGCCGCTCGCCGCCGCCGACGCGATCGAATGGGGTACGCGCCGGCTCGACCTCTTCATCCTCGGCCAGTTCACCTCGCCGACGATCTACGGCATCTATTATATGGCGCAGCAGGTCGCCTCGCTGCCGCAGAAGCTCAAGACCAGCTTCGAACCGATTCTCGGCCCCGTGATCACCCGCAACCTCGCCGAAAACCGACTCGCCGCCGTGGCGGCGCAGGTCAGCCAGGTCGGCTTCTGGATCATCGCCGCGCAGGCCGGGGTCGCGCTCGCGCTCGGCATTCCGGGCGAAGCGGTGATGGGGCTCGTCGGTCCCGAGTTCGTCAGCGGCACCGCCGCGCTCGCCTTCCTGCTCGCCGCCGAGGTCGTCGCCGCAACCGCAGTCGTCAGCGAGGCGGCGCTCGTCTATGTCGCGCGCCACCGCAACCTGCTGATCAGTCTCGCGACGCTCGCGCTTCAGGCGCTGCTCAGCGTCGCGCTGATCCTTTGCGCACAGGCGATGGACCTGCCCCCCATCTCCTATGCCGCCGCGGTCGCGCTCGCGCTGATGCTTGCGCTCGGTTTCGCGTCGGTGGTCAAGGCGCGGCTGCTGTCGCGCATTCTGGAGGCTCCGGTGAACAGCCTGCGCTGGGCGCTCGTCTGGGCGACCGCGGGGGCGGCGATCCTCGGCTGGGGCGCAACGCAGCTTCCCGAATGGGCCGAACTGCTCGTCGGCGTTCCGGTGATCCTCGGCATCTACGCCTGGCTGATCTGGACGCGTGGTTTCGGCCCGGAAGATCGCGCGCTGTTCCGCAAGCACCCCGATTCCGCACCCCCAGCCGCGGCGTGA
- a CDS encoding NAD(P)H-dependent glycerol-3-phosphate dehydrogenase, giving the protein MTSYRNFGVVGGGAWGTALAQLLAAGGAPVTLWAREADVVAAVNTEHRNPVFLPSAPLSSSLRATGDLADLGACDALLVVVPVPYMRAVLAALPTGAAPLILCSKGMEADSFAFPVDIARDVAPGRPLAILSGPTFAHEVAAGLPTAITLAAEEAALADALAQAIARPHFRPYVSTDVIGAEIGGAVKNILAIACGIVDGAGLGLNARAALISRGFAEMTRFGLARGAAAETLAGLAGLGDLVLTCTSSNSRNFALGQGLGRGDDIAALMADRRTVAEGAFSAPVVAAAAHADAIDMPITDAVARLVAGEIRAAEAIQALLSRPLRSEGR; this is encoded by the coding sequence GCTCGCGGCCGGCGGCGCGCCGGTGACGCTCTGGGCGCGCGAGGCCGACGTCGTCGCGGCGGTCAACACCGAGCATCGCAACCCGGTCTTCCTGCCTAGCGCGCCGCTGTCGTCGTCGCTGCGCGCGACCGGCGATCTCGCCGACCTCGGCGCGTGCGACGCGTTGCTGGTCGTCGTCCCCGTGCCCTATATGCGCGCGGTGCTCGCCGCGCTGCCCACCGGCGCGGCGCCGCTGATCCTGTGCAGCAAGGGCATGGAGGCGGACAGCTTCGCCTTCCCGGTCGACATCGCGCGCGACGTCGCCCCCGGGCGGCCGCTCGCGATCCTGTCGGGCCCGACCTTCGCGCACGAGGTCGCCGCGGGCCTGCCCACCGCGATCACTCTCGCCGCCGAAGAGGCCGCGCTCGCCGACGCGCTCGCGCAGGCAATCGCGCGCCCGCATTTCCGTCCCTATGTCTCGACCGACGTCATCGGCGCCGAGATCGGCGGTGCGGTCAAGAATATCCTCGCGATCGCGTGCGGCATCGTCGACGGCGCGGGACTCGGGCTCAACGCGCGCGCCGCGCTGATCAGCCGCGGCTTTGCCGAGATGACGCGCTTCGGACTCGCGCGCGGCGCCGCGGCCGAAACGCTCGCCGGCCTCGCGGGACTCGGTGACCTCGTGCTCACCTGCACATCGAGCAATTCGCGCAACTTCGCGCTCGGCCAGGGGCTCGGCCGCGGCGACGACATCGCGGCGCTGATGGCCGACCGCCGCACCGTCGCCGAGGGTGCGTTCAGTGCCCCGGTGGTCGCTGCCGCCGCCCACGCCGACGCCATCGACATGCCGATCACCGACGCCGTCGCGCGGCTCGTCGCGGGCGAGATCCGCGCCGCCGAAGCCATTCAGGCGCTGCTCAGCCGGCCGCTGCGATCCGAGGGCCGGTGA